The genomic interval TTGACTTTAGAAGCcagacatttttgcacattcatCTATACAGTGGAAATCCGTAGTAATCAAAACattatgttcttattttgtcttttgtgttccacaaaagacaGACAGTTATACAGGtttgtgaactatcccattaaccAATAAACTACCACATAAGACATGAACAGTCAAAAAAAttgataattaacattttatttgtgtctagaagaaatattttttacagaaataattatttgtaaaaaaaaaaaaaaaaaaaaaaaacagtgtgtgaATGTTGAAAACTAGAACACTgacaaattatacaaaaaaaaaaaaaatccattaattgTATTGAGGGAATATTAACATTTTGCTCAAACActgacttttcaaaaacataatataGTCATCTACATACATTTTGTCTATATATTATGACCAAAAATCTTCATACAGTGTTGAGCATTATAAAAGTGCAATTTTTCATTTAAAGTCTGAGGTTTGGCAGAATGACAACATTACAAAGAATACGACTAATAGATGCCAAGATCACGTTTAAGACTGTTGCTGTATTGCTGCTTTTAAAAAGAGcagtttatccaaaaatgtacattctatgacagaatttccatttttgggtgaactgtcactttaaCATCTGCACAACAACTAGCACATTTTCTGCTTTGTCTTCatgtgtttacatgcacagtgtcACAGTGATTGCTTAATAACCCCACAACGACGTACAGTAATTCCATGCAAACACTTCAAAAAATGTTCTTTTAACgggttatatacatattttaactgTGACAGCCAAACCTGATTGCAAGATAATTTTAATATCTATATGTAAACACCTTTAACTGGTATTTGAACAAAAGCTTTTATTCTTGCATCAGCATACTGTTGTAATTGAGGTTATAATTAAAAGTTTTTCCAGTGTTACATTTAACACTGCCTCCTCATCCAGACTAACAGGTTGAACAAAAAAGGAGCTTGTATTAAGGGTGGCTAGTTTAGACTCATACAAATCACACAAATTGAGATATTTCACAGATACCATGTTGTCTTCACCACACCACCTCCACACAATAAACTGGGCAAACAGATGGCAAACTTCTGCTCAGATGTCCAGTGACATTCTGAAGTTTTGTGCCCTTTGAGCCAGCTCTTTGGCAATGTCCTGCACCTCCTGGAGAGCTAGTTTGTCGGGGAAGTTCAAAGCTGCCTTCTTGGTCACTATGGCCAGTTGCTTGAGATGGGCACACAGCTGATTGCTCATAGACAACATATCCCTGCTGGCCTCTTGATTTTTAGCTTCATTACACAGAGTGTTCACGAGTCTTTGGCCCACCATGATGACCAGCTTGCTGTGGGAGATGAACGTTTCAGGGGGCTGTCCATCATTCAGGCTACTTATAAACACACTGATGGCCTTCTGAATAGCTCCAAAATACAGCCGGCAGTGGTCAGAGATGGAGGTCGGGAGTGGACTGCAGGGGTTAATGGACTGTGGTTTGGAAACCTTTTGAAGACACAATGAGTAATAACATGATAAGAGAGTCGAAATCAATGAGTTAATGCAATACGTTGAGCTGTATTGGGAGGGTCCCAAGTTTTTACCTGTTTCTTTAAGGTATCACCATTCTTCTTTGATTTAAAACTGCTTTTTGCTGGCTTTGGTTGTTGGTCGTACTCTGTCTTTGTCTGTTGAAAAGTAATAGTACTGGTTATAATTTTAAGGTAAACAGTATTATTGTTCATGTCTTGTATAATTTACTCAACATCACACAACCAGTCAAAAGGTTGGTGTTTTTCAAATGgtaatcataagaaatgtttaGATGTTCATTTGTtaacaatgttaatgttaatttgggTTAAAATCCTTAATTGTCTGATGAAGAGGTTGCATGATAGAAACCTATGTGATAGTctcttattaaatttttatatttgtggAGCACAGGTGTGCAGACTTTTTTCTAAATTCATCCACATTTAATATCAACCATTTATCAGTAATAGCTCATAACATGAAAAGAATTATGGTGTGATTTGCCTACCTGAAGTTGTACATAGTCACTTTCATCTATGCCCGAGTCTACCATTGGTTCACTTTTGCTGTGACTTTTTCTTTCAGATGGGCCTATATTCTCCACTACTTCTGGTTCCTTAGCCGGGACTCTGAATAGAAGCTTTCCATTTGCATTGAGGATGGATACCAGCCTCTTCACATCCTCTGGTATGGTTCGAGCCACCATAACAAAGCGCTCCAGGTGGTCAGGCGTCTGTGACTGGCTGTCATCCTGAGCTAGCTTATCTAGCAGCCAGCCCAGATCTCGCAGAGTCCTTGTAGCCTGCTGAAGGATCAAGCCTGAGTCTTCAACAATGGAGAGCTGCTTCAGAAGCCTGGTCCGCAGGTTGAAGTCTGTCAGCCGCTGTGCATTACCTTTGACATCCAAGGCGAAGTTCAGAAAGCAGGTGACAGAGTCAGTCACGTTTTCAATGGCCATGTGGATCTGATGGAGGTGCTGACTGAGATGCTCTTTGGTTCTCCAATGGCTGCTGACGAAGAGCATAAGCTTTGGCACAGATTGGCACACTGCTTCTTGCAGCTCAAGCAACCTGTTGCTGGCTTCCTCCTGTGAAAGTGTGACCTCACGCAAGGGCTCAGGTTCAGGAGAACTCAGCATGAAAGAGTCGCATGAGCTCCTGGAAGAACTGGAAGCTGTGGAGGAGGTGGACACTGTTGAGCTCCTCTGGTGGTCTTTGTTGTCCTCATCATCCCTTCTTATCGTCTCTTCCACTGGCTGCCTGGACGTTGTTCTGCCCCTCAAGGGGCAACGGTCAAACATGGGTCCAGGTTTAGCACTATACTCAAGAGATTCATGGGACTTTTGCTTTCTGAGTAACACTACAGGGCTCTCTGTTTGTTTAAGGCAAGGTGGGACATTATAGATGTATGAATTTGTTGCATTCCCAGTATCTgtacaagactgcaccactgctTTGCTCGGTTTAGGGATGTCATAGAGGGGCTGGATAGGGCTGTGCCTGTTTTCAGGCAAGCTGTGATTTGGCAAAGTGTCATAAAGCAGCATGTTTGAATTCATAGTTTTGGGTGGCATGGTGACATAGTTAGGCTCACAAGGTTCACATCCTTGTTTTTGGGGGAAAACAGGCACGTCATATATCCATTCAGACTTGCAGGGTTTCGGCATGGTACTATAACCACATTTTATAATACCTTCACTGATAGGGGGTGCTGGGATGTCATAATTGAGGTCTTGGGAAGTCATTGGGGGTAATGCATTGACCTAAAAACGAAGCAAATAAATAGCATATTTCACTTAGAAATAGTTCACAAATTGATTCGATTCAGCTTCTGTACTGAATCGGAGTTCCATGAGTGAAGACCGTTATGATGTGTTTGTATGAGTTGCTGTACAGACGTTACCATGCTTACTTTTGTCTTGGTTGCAGTCATACATCTCGCACTTTGCAGCACTTCATATCTATTATGAAAGTCTGTGTTTGACATCACTGTAGATGGCTTTAAAAGACAAGTTACACAATTTATAATGGTTAGTTTGATCAATATCAATTGCAGATTATTTCACAATCTTTTCAGTCTTTTAACTGAATAATCAAAGATGACTAGTGCAAGAGTTTTTAAACTTTTCAGTGCCAAGGACtcccaaaaataatgttttcatgtaCAAAGACTCAGAGAATTTAATGTTATTTcgtaacatactgtatattattttaataatgttatgtTTCCAAATGTTATGAGTTTTAGTATTGCCACTGTACTAATGTGaaagacaaaacaaataattttattaaaaaaaaaatatattttttttccagacaAATTCTGCACACATTTTTCTGCGTATTAATATTAGATGCATAAACCTGaggatattttcagttttcacaataaatattatttatttaataattttctatattataaaatgatatctggatttgttttttatttatacagtatttttaaactGACTAAACAATGtctgtcaataaaataaatagtgcataagtaaaaatatattctataatCATTGATAAATTCTACATTGTGTGTCTTCATTTTAGCTCTTTGTTTTCCTCTCAATTTTTCTGCAAGCCCTCTTGCTGACCTCTAGGTGTCCCATGATATCAGTTGTAAACCCCTGGGCTACTGAAcaactcaaaaacaaacaaacaaaaactcaagaGCATTTAAAGTGAACAAGGCAGGTTTTCTTACCAGGCTTGGGACATCATATATTTCTGTACCACCTCTGACTGTTAAAGCCTGAAAAGATAAAAAGTGTAAGTATAGATGCTATACTAAACAAGCAAAAATTTGAATACTCTAGTCTAGATGACAACATGGCCCACTTCTTAAAGCGACACAGGACCATTTCTAGTGCTGTAAACTTTACTGTGTGCCTTTCCCATTATCCCAGTTTTCTAACTGAAGCCATGCCACACGTAAGCTGCTAAGGTAAACATTTCTCCCTGAAGCAGGAGGGGAAATGGGCAAAATGTGAACCCAACTACTTCACCTATTACACAGCACAGACacttccctctctctccctccatatATCTTCTGGTTGTAGTTAGTGGTGTGTCTGAATTATGTCTTTACTACTCTTTTACAAGCTCATAAAGCCCATGTGCTTCATACCTGTCCCCACAGAGAGAGGCTCCTGGTCCCCCATCTGTGAATCATCCACACATTCAGTTCTCCCTTTTATATTTTAGAATGACTGGCTATTGACATTTCATGGAATATTTAGTGAATCACATGTAAAGGTCCAATAACTTTAGCGTCCACTCCAATGGACTGTTAATATGTCgcctgccactttaaatgcttgaGCTCAAAGTCAAatgtattctgattggctgtcaatgttttaaaaaaatcaaaaaatgacAAATCTAATCCGATTCCAGATTCTGAAAGTTCTGTTTATATGAACATTAAACATTGCAATCCAAttcacatatattttaaatgtatgtaagcATATGTAGTACAGGACTGTACATTATATGGAAGGTATGTTTTAAATCTGACAGGTATTTTTGAAACCTGAATCTGAATAGTCAGATTATGaataatcagaattttttttcctgTTGATCAGATGAATTGAGGTCTGCACCACCTGTTTGAATCCAATTGAAATGAATTAGGATCAAGCTTAGTTTGCTTTATTTAGGTGTTTATATGAAGGAATCTCAGTCTGACAGAGCCATCAATTTGATTCTCAACAGATTATCTGGGTGCATAAAAACATAGTTACTGATGGAAAATGTGCTGTTGCACCAGCGAGAGACTTACGTCATGAGATCTGGTTCCTTCTAGATCCTCTTGTGAAGAGGCAGCTTGAGGGGGCACTTTATGTATTGTACTCATTTCTTCATAGATCGGAATCACTACTGGCCTGGTGGCTTTTGGAATCTGATAGATGTTCTGATGGCAGAGGTTGCTCTCTGTACCCAAGTTCATACAAAGTTTCTCAGCTTCTGCTGGGGAAAGTGGAGCCAGGCGGTTCGCTGGTGCCAGGCCCTGACGTCCATGAAGAGCACACTTCCACCAGCCAAGGATCCCCGCCACGTTCTTCTCCAGCACCACGATGATGTCACCCTTGCGAAAGGGCAGTTCATCCTCGGTTTCGGCTGTGTTGTCATAAAGAGCTCTGGCAAACAGCGTCTGAAGAAAACAGAAGACCGAAGATGTGAGAGAAGGGTCTCTAAAGACAGCTACTGGTTAGAAGAAGACACGTAATGACAATGACACACAAGGACCACCATGGATGGCAGTGGTGTCTTGGAATTGGATTTGAACAAACAATGGCCTTGTGTGACATGGATAATGGGCCTTTGCCTAACTAAACACAACTTCGTATACTTGCTGAAAGAATCCCCGTGACCTTGTTTCTTAGATGTCCTATGAGACTTTGTTCagatattattatcttttaaaaaaacattgtaccGACCCCAAAATGTGTccgtgtgtttgtgtataaataAAACGTGAATGACCAAAAGATTTCCGCAACCTTGTATGAATGCAttcatttttgaaatatttgcatTCGTTTTTTTAATACTGAATACTATAACTGAGAATGTGGATGTCCAAAGACAGGTGAATGGATGTTTGGTTTTCACTTCCTGCAACAGTATTCTTTAGAAAATTCTGGTCTAGAATGTTTAACAGTGGGAAACATTGTGAACAATGAATCCATTCAAATAATTTTGAGCAGAACTCTGTTTGTCTGTGAATTCAACAGTAGTTCCGGAGTTTGATACTCAGGTGCTTATTGTCTGTACAGTTATTTATAAACAGGccctcagacacacacaaacacctgcaCCTGAAAATCATACAGTAAACAAGAGATTTGACGTGAGAGCCTCTCACTCAGCACACGttaccacacacacatgcacacatgcttCTACTATGTGCACACGTCCCTTTAAACCCATCCCATGTGCTCACAAATTCCTCAGCAGCAACAGTGCAGATGATTCAAATTAAACTGCAATGGAGTATAATAGAAGAATACCTTTCACGAACATGAACTGTTCATCAGCCACTTAGCCTTGATCccagttaaataaataatacatacaaacaacataaaacaaagcaaaaacaataaaactgtcAAAATTTATAATCagtttttcattttgcattaaaTGTCAAGCCATACAGATCTGATTTTACAATATTGTCCGAATACACTCAATCTGTCCTCATATTTTTAAACTACAGTATGTGACATTCACTATGCTGCGTGCAAAAACCTTTCTTTTTTGGCCACAATATATGCATGAATGTTTTGTTAAAGTTGGTTGCTTCAATTAATAGTTCAGTAAAACGTATTATTTGATTTGTCTTAATCATCTCTAAGTCACCTAACCCTTaccatgtatatataatttatacatatttaatacataatatatgtatattattttatattctacaCACATATATCATTGCAGCACTATATTTTAAGGACCGATTCTGACTATTAACTAGATCCTTATTAGCATGTGtattactagcatactggctttttattagtacttattaaacaaatatttatgtcATATACTGAACTACCTTACCAATTATTAATAGGTAGCAAATTACTTTATGGAGGGAAAACTCTgaattaatagtgaatatgttcCCTATTCCAAGGTATAACTATTTATATatactatgtgtgtgtatatatataattagaatagagaaaacattcagtattaattaaaatttatatatatatatatagagagagagagagagagagagagagagagagagagagagaaagagagagagagaaagagagagagagaaatatatagCCAAATATTGTTCTATTCTAACAAACTATAAATTGATGGAAAGCTTACTTATTCAActtaatacacacacacgtgtttgtttttgtgaaaagtggggacatcccatatgcgtaatggtttttatactgtacaaactttatattctatggccctacaccaaccctacacctaaccctaacactcaaaggaaactttgtgcatttttactttctcaaaaaaactcattctgtatggttttgaaaaatggggacatgggttatgttctcataagtcaccctctccttgtaatacctgtgtcatacccatgtcattatacagagttgtgtcctgatatgtcacaaaaacatgtacacacatacatacaggcctctctctctctctctctctctctcatatatatatatatatatatatatagggaacaattaattttattttattatatacttttgAGTGCAATATTACAAACAATATACAAAcagtattttataaaattattagattttacatttttcttaataCATTTGATCCAATCCTTTTAATtcacacataaaaaataattaaagatttTCATTTACCagaatattcttaaaaaaaaagaggtgGGTTTTGACTGACTCACAACTCACCTAACGCttaaatataaattctaaattGAAGAGCTGTCTGCAAAGATGATCACCACCTCTTCCATGTAATTTACATGTGTGTGCGATGTGTGTattcatacccccccccccatatcCTCTCCCCCAACACAGCCTTCCTTCCTCAAAGCTCCACTCCCCGCTGATAAGAGACGGGTGCAAGCACTACCTTAAATGGCTCATGGACGGATCTTCTGTCACAAAGCCTCTATTCAGCCCACAGAGCATCAGTTCCGCTCGCAAGCACTCCACTCTATTGCAACGCAGGCTTTGGTTAATGCACGCTGACCACAATAAACCACAGACCCCCCTACACTAACCCACACAGACCAAAACACAACAGAGCCAGTCCCAGCATGCTTTGTGTGTACATGATAACCTTGAGTGTGCTGCAAACGAGAGCACCAAACCCAAGTTGCACCAACTTACTTTAATAGTAGACATGGCATTGCATACAAAAGAATAAGATATGTATCTCTTGTGGTTATTTCAGTTGTTTGTTTTGCTAACTACAACACAAAAACAGCAGAGTTTTCGGAACGTACGATAATACAATAGGCCTAATTCGCTTAGAAAAGAATCACTGGATTCATGCTGAAAAGAGTACTTGTAATACATTGATTGAAATGTATTTACTTACTTGGTAATTGaatatgcttaaaaaaacaagatgtatatttttacagtgtacaggtAAAACAATTTTTGGTTGGTAGGTCAAAACTCTGTTTGAGACATATATCAacattggctcaaccaatggcgtgAGCTTGGGGCGGGGTTATACGTTTGCCCCAGCCAATGAAAGAAGGTAGACATttcaaaaaaagcattatttttgcaattctgttttgTGATCCTGGTAGCACAGGAATTAGGGTGTTTTCACACTTATTAACATATTTCTGCCAAAAAAAATGGTTGGAACATTGTACACACTGTTCACAACAGATTAACACTCTAACCAGCTCAAATACTGTTTGCTGAAATTATGTGACTGTAGTGAATTTGCCCCTGGTCTGTACCACCGCACACGTGTCTTTAAAGGGAAGATTGCTGAGTGTGTACATTTCTAAGTTTGCGTTTGGAGTATGCGTGTGTGTACAGTGAGAAAGGAGGTCAAATTCAGCTGGGATTCCAGCACACGCCTGCTTGTGCAGATCAGACTGGGACAGCTGGCCTCGGCTCTCAAgaagcagctgtctctctccttcacgtctctctctctgcacATACAGGATGAAAACTGTGATACGCCATACTGTGTTTTCACATAATGATCATTTCCAGCTTTTTTATTGCATGATTCACTAGAATACCTTTGGAGCAATATTTcctttaatgaaaaatatatattttggtaacacttatcagacttctttcaaaaatattattatttttttttttaataaaattaagatttatttCTTCAGAGAACTACATATATTCCTATGAACAAGTGTAGTCAGAAATGATCCATACATGTAAGTGTATGGATCATTTCTGGTAAGAAGCTTTTATGGTAAGAATGTGTTCACACTTTGAGTGTGAGAAAGAGCTTCCCATTCTGTTTAACCCCCAACCTATAGGTGAAAGTGCAAAACCCCAGTGTCAGCACTCCTCAGCAGAGGATTCTACGTACAAGGCAAAAAGGCCTGCTATGCAGAGAATGACAAAAACATTCTCAGATATTTTCATCATTAGCACTTTCTAATGCTATATTAATGAGCCCACAAAAGAAAACCATTTTTGTCCagacaatgaaagtcaatggggtccaaaacaacctTGGCCCTCATTGACTTCCACCATATGGACAAAAccacacagaaactgcactttttCCACATTTTGTACTCTAAAGAAAGtaagtaaactatccctttaattggaAAACTGTGCACATATTTGAGATGGTAGAGAAGCTGTTGATTAGACAAAGTGGTCCATATTTCCAAAGGAATAATATTTTTGGAGTGATAGGATTGCTTTGACATAAATATTTATGGCGTGCTCACAGGGTCACTGGCTCAGGCAATGAGCATCTCTCTTCACAGGGCCAGGAAGCTGCCTTGTTAAGGTGATATATTAGACCGTCACACACTGAGTGAATGCATGAGTATGCACCGATGTAGGCCGTCTGATATATGCTTCATGCAAATAGTGTACCCAAGAAAAATTTAACTTGCTTTCCAAGCTCATCTCATAGTTAAAAGCCTTTTATGAAGTGACAACTTTATCCCACTCTCTCCCATGCATCAGAGAGTAGTTAACAAGAACCAACTTAACTATTTGTTCTTGGCCAAAATACAGACAATATAGCAGGtatagatgattaaaaaaaaaaaaaacttttagcaaTCAGGTCTGGTTCACTTTGCAGCTTACTGAATTTAAGAACTGACAGCAAGGGACTTTTTGACCAATATGCAAAACACGTTTTTAATGTAATGTGATAGACTGGAGTCATTTCTGTGATTTTTTAATCAGCTGGCTGAACTCtcgttctgatggcacccattcaggaCCCAGTGGTGAGCAAGCGTtataatgctgaatttctccaaatggattcagataaagaaacaaatctgcacatcttggatggcctgagggtgagtacattttcacttTTAGGTGAACTTAAAAGTGTTCACCATAACTTGAACCAATATGCTAATTTATAcccattaaatgtgaaaaaaggTCAACAACCACTAACACCCAGCCGTTATATATAAACTGTTCAACTTAAACTTCTTTGGTATTTCCTGTGTCACAGCAACGATGATATCAAACACAGATCTCTTGTTTCCCAGAGATGAATTCATGGGACCCATCGATTCTTATGGctctgtttgtttctttctttcatttttccaACCACTAACACCCAGCCGTTATATATAAACTGTTCAACTTAAACTTCTTTGGTATTTCCTGTGTCACAGCAACGATGATATCAAACACAGATCTCTTGTTTCCCAGAGATGAATTCATGGGACCCATCGATTCTTATGGctctgtttgtttctttctttcatttttccaGGGAGGATACAGGAGATAatcatgactgactgattttTAGATATGCTATACGAGTAAATGCAATCATCCCATCACTAGCTACAAGTTCCCCTTTTAGAAATTTGAGTGTTTTGAAATGATACCAGGAAATATAAAGCATCTACGCAATACAACGATTGAATGTAAAGTCAAGCAGCAGATTATGCTAGATGATTATGATATATTGCAAAAAAAGGCTGAGGGTTTTTTAGGCCCAATGAGTGGAGTGTTTTGCAGACTATTTCCTGACCCTTCATGTTTTTCTGCTTTTATGCATACACTGTCACCACATTTTGACATCTTCCTATAGCAGAGGCTTTGTAGATTTTTTCCCCCTGATTCATCGAATACGTTTAAGTTGTTAGCTTAGATACATTTAGTtacaaatgt from Carassius carassius chromosome 44, fCarCar2.1, whole genome shotgun sequence carries:
- the LOC132126695 gene encoding cas scaffolding protein family member 4-like, translating into METLFARALYDNTAETEDELPFRKGDIIVVLEKNVAGILGWWKCALHGRQGLAPANRLAPLSPAEAEKLCMNLGTESNLCHQNIYQIPKATRPVVIPIYEEMSTIHKVPPQAASSQEDLEGTRSHDALTVRGGTEIYDVPSLPSTVMSNTDFHNRYEVLQSARCMTATKTKVNALPPMTSQDLNYDIPAPPISEGIIKCGYSTMPKPCKSEWIYDVPVFPQKQGCEPCEPNYVTMPPKTMNSNMLLYDTLPNHSLPENRHSPIQPLYDIPKPSKAVVQSCTDTGNATNSYIYNVPPCLKQTESPVVLLRKQKSHESLEYSAKPGPMFDRCPLRGRTTSRQPVEETIRRDDEDNKDHQRSSTVSTSSTASSSSRSSCDSFMLSSPEPEPLREVTLSQEEASNRLLELQEAVCQSVPKLMLFVSSHWRTKEHLSQHLHQIHMAIENVTDSVTCFLNFALDVKGNAQRLTDFNLRTRLLKQLSIVEDSGLILQQATRTLRDLGWLLDKLAQDDSQSQTPDHLERFVMVARTIPEDVKRLVSILNANGKLLFRVPAKEPEVVENIGPSERKSHSKSEPMVDSGIDESDYVQLQTKTEYDQQPKPAKSSFKSKKNGDTLKKQVSKPQSINPCSPLPTSISDHCRLYFGAIQKAISVFISSLNDGQPPETFISHSKLVIMVGQRLVNTLCNEAKNQEASRDMLSMSNQLCAHLKQLAIVTKKAALNFPDKLALQEVQDIAKELAQRAQNFRMSLDI